The proteins below are encoded in one region of Rana temporaria chromosome 2, aRanTem1.1, whole genome shotgun sequence:
- the LOC120928681 gene encoding protein kinase C delta type-like — MAFFDHPFNDSDVSNSILNDLPDYPEDADPDLVAFIDKFLCKDLQKRKEAMTNIRDDPFLRGINWEELEMGYTRPPFFVQREVNTILTRFMKGSEHSFLTY; from the exons ATGGCCTTCTTCGATCACCCATTCAATGACTCTGATGTGAGCAATTCCATATTGAATGATTTGCCGGATTATCCAGAGGATGCGGATCCTGATCTCGTGGCCTTTATAGACAAG TTCCTGTGCAAAGATCTGCAAAAACGAAAAGAGGCCATGACCAACATTCGAGACGACCCGTTTTTAAGAGGAATAAATTGGGAGGAGCTGGAGATGGGATATACACGCCCCCCATTTTTTGTTCAACGAGAGGTAAATACAATTTTGACCAGATTTATGAAAGGATCTGAACATTCCTTCCTCACTTATTAA